The Methanocaldococcus sp. DNA segment TATAAATCCTGAAATTTGTACCACACCTATATAGTCAGAGCCATTTCTTATAATAACGATATTTCTCTCATTAACTTTTTCAACACCTTTTAAAAATGCTGGATAAAAACTACCATCTATATGTTTTATATATACAACTTTTCCACTTATTGGAGCTCTATTTACATGCACATCCAAAGGGGACATAAATATTCCAACAACATAACAACCCTTAGGAAAGTATTTTGAAACATTTAAAACATAACAATTACCATCTTTAAAAACTTCAGCATAGCCATTTTTATAGTATTTTATATACTCTACAGTTCCATCTGCTGGAGATATTATAATATTATTACCTTTAGTTATCTCTCTATATGGGTCTCTATTAAAATATATGGTAAATAACAGTAGAGAACATATTGTAATAGCAAAGAATTTTTTATACTTCTTCATGTATATTCACCATTTATTTAGATGTGTTCTCATGAGATTCACACCACTTGCATTTCTCGTAGCCTAATGCTTTGGCATCTTCTTCAGAATAAAAATATATAATATTACTTTCTTTTAATCTTTTTCCGTAAGGACAGTTATTTAAAGTGTGATACTTTTTACCATACTTTGAAGCATATATATTTGTAGGTATTGGAGATAAATAAATATCTCTATTGTAATTTCTCTTTTCAATTAGTTTAAAGTTATGAATATCATTTAATATTATTTCATACTTTCCATTATATACGGTAACCTTTCCCTTCACTTCTACATAATCCCCTTCCTTTATCATTGGAGTATAACTCAACATATAATTTAATAATTGTTCTCTTGTTTTGCCAAAAGATACTATATCTAAGTTTCCAGTTCCATCATTTATTACAATTCTTGAAATATTAATTACATGTCTATACTTATCTCTTTTAACATCTATTTCTTGAATATATCCCTTTATAATTACATAGTCTCCTTCTTTAATATTACATATTTTACTTTCTTTTGGTTGAATTGGATTTAAAAATAGATATATTGTAGATAGAATTATAAAACACGTTAAAGTAAAAAGAATAATATTTTTTTGATTTAGTTTCATTTGAACACCTCAAATATTCATACCTATACTTTTATAGTTTCATTATATATAGTTTCTTACAATATTTACCAATTAATTTAAATATACAAATATACCTTATAAACAAAAAGAAAAAGTTAAAGGATTTAGAGGTTTTTAATTAAGTATAATGCTGCTTCTCTTGTAGCCTCTCTGTTACCTCCAGCAACTACAACAACATCGTGTCCGTTTGCTACACCTTTGACAATTTCGATAACTGGTCCTGATGTGTTGTTAATTGGAACTGGTAATTTACCCATATCTTGGAGTTCTTTTGTTAATTTGTTTGCAACTGGTCCTCCAACTAATACTAAGTTTTTATCTGCTGAATCTAAGCTAACTTCGGTATCTAATTTTGCAATTGGTGCTGTTATTGGAACTACTTGTTCTGCTGTAGCTTCAATTTTCTTTAATGTGATATCTGCATTTAATACACTAACTGTTTGTCCTAAATCTACTGTTGTATCTTTTGTTACATCTGAATAGACATATATTTTGTATGTTCCTGATTTTGAATCTACAACATCATCTACTTTTAATTTAAAGTAATCATCTACTGCTGAGAAAGTATCTCCTTTTGAGCTTAATTTATTGTCATCATTTGTAGGATCTGTATCATCCACTAATGCAATACCACAGATTAAGTTATTATCAACTTCACCTTCTCCTTTTATTTTTACTCCACTATCTGTAATATCTGTATCTTTAGATATTTCTATTTGATCAGTAGTAGGATCTTCAACTACTGCATATATTTTGTAATCTCCTTCGTACTTGTCTCCTAAGTGTAA contains these protein-coding regions:
- a CDS encoding archaetidylserine decarboxylase, with protein sequence MKKYKKFFAITICSLLLFTIYFNRDPYREITKGNNIIISPADGTVEYIKYYKNGYAEVFKDGNCYVLNVSKYFPKGCYVVGIFMSPLDVHVNRAPISGKVVYIKHIDGSFYPAFLKGVEKVNERNIVIIRNGSDYIGVVQISGFIARRCILNIKEGEYVYAGEEIGRIKLGSQTALIVPTDYSIKVKVGEKVYAGQTIIAIKNTNN
- a CDS encoding OB-fold nucleic acid binding domain-containing protein, whose product is MKLNQKNIILFTLTCFIILSTIYLFLNPIQPKESKICNIKEGDYVIIKGYIQEIDVKRDKYRHVINISRIVINDGTGNLDIVSFGKTREQLLNYMLSYTPMIKEGDYVEVKGKVTVYNGKYEIILNDIHNFKLIEKRNYNRDIYLSPIPTNIYASKYGKKYHTLNNCPYGKRLKESNIIYFYSEEDAKALGYEKCKWCESHENTSK